CGCGCCTCCGAGCAGCATGACGGTATACGCGCCGAACGAGTGCCCCGCGATTGCAGTGCGGTCGCGGTCAATCCCTCGATGGAGAGCGGGCACTTCCGCCTCGATTGTCTCGAGTGCGTCCAATATCGCCGACAAATCGCGCGTGCGTTCGCGCCACGCCGCGGGTCCCATTTCGCGCGGGCGCATCAGCTCTTCGCGCAGGCGCAGGATGCTCCGATCGATAAGCGGGCGCGCGCCAAACAAATGTGTCGGCGCAATGACAACATAACCGTGACTCGCCCAGTGGCGCAGCAGCAGGGGAGAGGTGGCGTTGGAATCGCCCGCGCCGTGCGAATAGAGAATAACGGGATGCGGTCCGCCGCCGGTGGGTGCGTATATGCGAAGCGGGACGTTCTTGCCGCGCATCGAATCGTGCAGTTCGTACTCGCGAACGACATCGATGGCGTACGGTCCGTGCGCAAGGTACGGGAGCACGCGGGCGGGCGCGGGTTCGCAAGTCGTCATGGCACGTTCGGAAGATTCGGTGACATTGTGGCGCACAGTATGCAGCACCCGTGCGCAATTCGGCATCCCGGACAATTTGCGATTCCCGCGGATTCCGGTACACTGTGTTTTCACGCGATCGTGATCAGCGGAAACCATGACCGAAAACGCAAACGAATTGGCATCGACGGCGCCTGAAGCGAACCAGGCGTTACCGGCCCCGCCGCAAGACAACGCGGGTCCTGCGCCGGAAGGGCCCGCCGCCGCCGTGGCACAGCCCGCGCCCGAGCCGGTAAAGACATTCGATTCGAACGCGGACACCTGGCCCGATACCGGCCACGATCTCGCGACGCAGAAGCGATCGCGGTGGAAGCGGGCCCTCGCGTATTTGCTGCTCGCCGCGCTCCTGGCGCTTGCGATCGTTGGGGGATGGCTGGCGTACGCCTACTACCGCCCGAATGCCGCCGAGATCAGCCCCGCGCTGGCATACGAAACGTGGACTGCCGTGGACGACGGCATGCACAACTCGAACACGGACATGATCTACTGGCGCGGCGCGTTTTACATGATTCACGCGAGTTCGCCGTGGCACTTTGGGAGCAGCGAATGCAGGCTGGTGCTGCACACGTCGAGCGATGCGGCGAATTGGACGAAGATCGCCGAGTTCCACGCGGATGGCGAAAACGATATCCGCGACCCGAAATTCGCCGCGATTGGCGACCGGCTGTATCTCTACGTGCTCATCAACGATTCCGTGATGGCGACGCCGGAAGCGACGTCGATGACTTACACGACGGACGGGATGACGTGGGCGGAATTGCGCGAGATCGAGCCGAAGGGCTGGCTGTTTTGGCGACCGAAGACGCGCGACAACATCACGTGGTACTGCCCTGCGTACTGGCACGAACACGGTAAGTCCGCGTTATTGAAATCGACCGACGGCGAGCATTGGGAGCAGGTCTCGATCATTCACGAAGGCGATGCGAATGACGAGACCGATTGCGAGTTCCTGCGCGACGGACGCATTATCGCGACCGCCCGGCTCGAGGTGGTCCCGGACACGGTCTTCGGGCACAGGCTGGGGCGCACGCTCATTGCCACTGCGGGCCCGCCGTACGAGCACTGGCT
This window of the Candidatus Hydrogenedentota bacterium genome carries:
- a CDS encoding exo-alpha-sialidase; this encodes MTENANELASTAPEANQALPAPPQDNAGPAPEGPAAAVAQPAPEPVKTFDSNADTWPDTGHDLATQKRSRWKRALAYLLLAALLALAIVGGWLAYAYYRPNAAEISPALAYETWTAVDDGMHNSNTDMIYWRGAFYMIHASSPWHFGSSECRLVLHTSSDAANWTKIAEFHADGENDIRDPKFAAIGDRLYLYVLINDSVMATPEATSMTYTTDGMTWAELREIEPKGWLFWRPKTRDNITWYCPAYWHEHGKSALLKSTDGEHWEQVSIIHEGDANDETDCEFLRDGRIIATARLEVVPDTVFGHRLGRTLIATAGPPYEHWLYATSYTTRLDGPYLFEYNGQIYAFGRRNPDPNNWPTNTASILGRKRTALYKVDSEGLTWLSDLPSAGDTSYAGVVIDGDTLYACYYTSDITRDWPWIIGMLSPSEIRMVKIDLPSLAALAAEGASR